ATAAAGCGGAGCATGTACGTGAAGCTGCTGCCGTGATGAGCCAGATGGTGGATATTATAGCCATTCGATCCTTCCCCGGGCTGGCAGACAGAGACCGGGATTACAGTGAGGAGGTTATGTACCAGTTTTCAAAGTACGCGACTGTACCGATCATGAACCTGGAATCTTCGACCTTACACCCCTGCCAGTCCCTAGCCGATATGATTACCCTGGAACAATACCGCAAAAAGGAAAGAAAGAAAACCAAAGTGGTATTGACCTGGGCACCTCATATACGTGCCCTGCCACAAGCTGTAGCCAATAGCTTTGCACAGTGGGCACGGGGTTACGAATACGACCTGGTGATCACCCATCCTCAAGGCTATGAATTGGATACTCAATTTACCGCAGGAGCCAAAATCATGTATGATCAGGATGAAGCCCTGTCAGGAGCAGATTTTGTATACGCCAAAAACTGGAGCGCCTACCATGATTATGGCAAGATATTGACTCAGGACCCTTCCTGGATGATCACGGATCAAAAGATGGCTTTGACCGATCAGGGTTATTTTATGCATTGTCTACCCACCCGCCGCAACCTGGAGATAGCGGATGAGGTATTGGATAGTAATTATTCCCTAGTTATCAAACAAGCTAAAAATCGCATCCACGCAGCACAAGCGGTACTTCAAAACCTGTTGCCAAATCAATAGGAGTGGTCGAACTCTGAACGATCAAACTAGGAGCTGAGGATTTTTAATTCCACCCTCTGATTTTTGGCCCTGCCTTCCCGCGTAGCGTTAGTGTCTACCGGTTTGCGTCTACCATAGCCTACATAGGTCATACGCTCTTTTGGGATGCCTTTTACTGTCAGATATTCCGCAACAGCTTTAGCTCTGAGCAAAGAAAGACTATCACAAAAATCATCTTTAGGAAGACCATTGGTATGTCCCCCGATTTCAACTACCAGGGTCTGATTGAGCATCAGATAATCGAATATATCATCCAGCGCTTTCAAACTGTTGGGTGGTATACTATCGCTATTGGCTGTAAAATATAAATTATTTATTTTGATGATTTCCCCCACTTTGGGTTTGGGAACAAAATGTGCTGATGACTGGTTGGCTGGAGGAGTAACTGCAGGAGCTGGCAGAACAGGAGGTTTCGGTTTGGCTACTGCAGCGGTAGTTTTAGGCGGCTCGACAGGGGCATTGCAAGGCACCGGTACAAAGGCGGAGGCATTGTCCAGAAGTATATTCCCGTTATATGGAAAAAGGACGGGAGTTTTAAAAAAAGCCTCCAACATGATGTATTTATAGTTAGTCTTGGGTTTGATCCTAAAACTGTATTGTTTCCACTCAAAATGGTCCACCGGATCACTTTCTGCCAATAATTCTGATCGGCCACAGGATATATTGCCTCCCCAAATCCTGAGCACCGCTGGAATGTCAAAATTGTAAACTGTGTCATTCAAGCGCATTGGGATGGGCAGGTCCCGGTTATTGGTTCCACTGCGGTATTGCTCGGAACTAGAGAGATAGATGCTAAAATTGTAACATTGACCCCCTACGAGTGGGGATTCTAACATCTGGCTCACTCGCTCCCAGGTATCGTTATGCCTCACTACCAGTCCCATATAGGTTCTGCCATTAAAAGCAGGTTTACTCACTTGCCAGAAATTGCTGGGATGTACATCAGGAGCAGATTCCCCGGTAAAGCCACAATCAGTCCAGCCCATAGGGGGTGAGCTCTGTTTAGGCGTGTCTTCAAAAGAGGCATTGACCAGTCGTATCGAATCCACCGTCTTTGACTGACTATAAGCCTGTGCAATGAGTGATAAAAAGCAATAGGAATAAATACCGAAACGCGAAAGTATATTATTCATGTATGGTGCAAAAATAGGGGAATGTTTAACAATATAAAACTCCTCACTTGGGTGAGCTATGAAATTGAGTAATTATTGTAGAAAAACATGAGCTTGACTGATAGAATCAGGGAATAATTTATATACGGTCCACCTCGTACGACATTCCACATCTTTACTGGTAGAATCACGAAAATGCGTTCAAGCCGGTTACATCCATGCCGGTAATCAATAGATGTATATCGTGAGTGCCCTCATAGGTGAGCACAGTCTCAAGATTCATCATATGACGCATGATAGGATATTCGTTGGTGATGCCCATGCCTCCGAAGATTTGCCTTGATTCGCGGGCTACAGTGAGGGCCATATGCACATTATTTCTTTTGGCCATAGATATTTGTGCAGGCGAGGCTTTGCCTTCGTTGGCGAGGACTCCCAGGCGCCAGGCCAACAATTGAGCTTTGGTGATCTCTGTAATCATCTCAGCGAGTTTTTTTTGAGTTAATTGGAATTGACCGATGGGTTTGTCGAACTGGATGCGCTCTTTGGAGTATCTCAGTGCTGCATCATAACAATCCAAAGCAGCTCCGATAGCACCCCAGGCGATGCCATACCTTGCCTTTGACAAGCAAGCCAGGGGCCCTTTAAGTCCTTTGATTTCGGGAAACACCTGTGACTTAGGCACTTTGACATCTTCAAACACCAATTCACCGGTGATAGAGGCTCTTAATGACCATTTGCCATGAATTTCCGGGGCAGAAAAGCCTTTGCTGTCTTTTTCCACGATCATGCCTCGGATGAGCCCTGATTCGTCTTTAGCCCAGACTACCGCAAGATCGGCAATTGGAGAGTTGGTAATCCACATTTTGGATCCATTGAGGATATAGTGGTCTCCTTCCTCTTTTATCCTGGTGGTCATACCCCCGGGGTCCGATCCATGATCTGGCTCTGTCAGTCCAAAACAACCGATCAACTCTCCGCTTCCCAATTTGGGGAGATATTTTTTCTTTTGTGCTTCACTGGCGTATTTATAGATTGGGTACATGACCAGAGATCCCTGTACGGATGCCATCGAGCGTACCCCGCTATCACCGCGTTCGAGTTCCTGCATGATCACCCCATAGGCTATTTCGTCCATGCCCTGGCCTCCGTATTCGTTAGGCAGGCTGGGACCAAAAGCTCCGATTTCTGCAAGCCCTTTAAACAAATGGGTAGGGCATACAGCTCTTTCGGCGTAGTCCTCAATGATTGGACTTACCTCTCTTTTGACCCAATCACGAATGACCTGCCTGGCCAGTAGATGATCTTCACTAAGCAAATCATCTACCTGGTAATAATCATGGTGTTGATAACGGTCTTCTTTTGCACTCCTTTTCATTTGGTGGTCTTAAAAGATGAATGGATTACAAAAGTAAGCATTCGTATGGGAGACCCAACGTGAGAATATTATCTTTAGCCGTAGAATGAATCAAAAGATAGGGATAGAGGGGATCAGGTTATTTGCCCATCATGGTTACTACGAAGTAGAGCGTTTGACCGGTAGAGAATTTGTCCTCGATGTATATATAGTGTTTAACCCTTTTGAAGGCCCCATTCATGACGAATTGGTAGACACGGTCAATTACGAAGAGATCTTAAATATCTGCACCCTGGAGATGGCCCAGACCTCCAAATTATTAGAGCCGGTAGCGGCCAGGATCTGCCAACGAATAAAACTCCTATCCAATATGGTACTTACTGTCACTGTCCGGATCAGCAAACAGTTTCCAGTGCTGCCAGTTCAGATCGATCGTTTTTTTGTTGAAATCACTTTGTGACGATTTGATCCAGCTTGCGTCCTTAAAGAGTAAAATCAGAGTATTAATACTTTTATAACTAACTAAATCGCTTATTGTGGCGTTGAATAGTGTAAATTTAGACCATATGAAAAAATTCTTATTTCTGATGATTGCATTGTCTATGGCGATTGCCTCTTGCGCACAGTTTTCAAAGCTAAAACTCCCCAAATTAAGTACTGGCTTGAGCATAGAAGAGATCGGAGGAGGTCTCAAAGAAGCGCTTAACAATGGTATCAGCAAAGGATCTGATCTTTTAAGCCAGGTCGATGGCTATTATCAAAGCCCTTATAAAATATTTTTGCCTGCAGAGGCTACCAATGTCATCAATAAACTCAAGATGGTGCCTGGATTTAATGACCTTGAGCAAAACTTAACCCTTCGGGTCAACCGCGCTGCAGAACTTGCTGCGCAAAAAGCTAAGCCGATATTTGTCAAAGCAATAAAAGAAATGACTTTTCAGGATGCGACCAATATATTGATGGGTGCGGATACATCTGCTACCTTTTATCTTAATCAGCATACCTATGCACCGTTATATTCAGAATTTCAACCGATTATCCTGGATGCGCTCAACGAAGTGCATGCCGCAGATTATTGGGAGACAGCAGTGACCGCGTACAACAAAATACCTTTAGTAAAGAAAACCAATCCAAAATTGGACGATTATGTTGCAGCTCAGGCACTCAATGGTCTTTTTGCCATGATCGCTAAGGAAGAAATCGGTATCCGCAAAGACATCAGCCTACGTACTTCTGATTTACTCAAGAAAGTATTCGCTAAGCAGGATAAAAAATAGTCCCGCAGCTTTTATTAAAGGATTAAATCGGAACATTCGGATCCGTGCTGGAAGCCTCCGGAATCAATTCAGGACTTTTGCTTAACACGTACATTTTAATCCTACTAAATCTTTGTCTTCATAGTGCTTGCTTTTAACGTTTTGGCCTCGTGCATCAATTGGTATTAACCCATCTGTCTGGTAGTAGGATCCATGCTGAACCGTAAACTTACGGTATAAAAATTTTTAGATGCCGTCAATTAATCCCGTAGGGAAATAATGTTTATGATAGAACTTCTAACATCATAAATCGTTGCCTGCATAGTCTTACTTTTAACCTTTTGGCCTCGTGTATCAATTGGTAATAACCCATCTGTCTGGTAGTAGGATCCATGCTGAACCGTAAAGAAATAGGTTTAAACCTATTAAAGAATTTTTAAACTGACAAGGATCTAAATTTGTGATAAGCCTCAATTCATCGCCCAAAAGTCAATCACCAACACTTTATCCAGGTGTGGACCCAATACTTTACCAAAAGCTTTGTGTTCCGGATGTATCAGATAGGCATCCCTATCCGCTTCTGATGTAAATGTGAGCACAAAACTATGGGTAAAGCCTTCATTATGATTTTCAGGACTGTTGTTCGTGCCCCACTCATAACCTTTGATTTGACTTATTTTAGAGGGCAGAACTCCAAAAGCGGTCTCTACTTTTTTGATATCCTCCGCCGAACTGGCGTCCTTAAATTTGAACAGGACTACGTGGCGTAAATTTTTAGGCTTGTTGGTTGAAGT
The window above is part of the Saprospiraceae bacterium genome. Proteins encoded here:
- a CDS encoding N-acetylornithine carbamoyltransferase; translated protein: MKRFISIHDVPDKEALLQAALGHSADPFRYESLGRHKTLGMVFFNPSLRTRMSTQQAAYRLGMQVITMNADQGWKIEFEDGAIMNADKAEHVREAAAVMSQMVDIIAIRSFPGLADRDRDYSEEVMYQFSKYATVPIMNLESSTLHPCQSLADMITLEQYRKKERKKTKVVLTWAPHIRALPQAVANSFAQWARGYEYDLVITHPQGYELDTQFTAGAKIMYDQDEALSGADFVYAKNWSAYHDYGKILTQDPSWMITDQKMALTDQGYFMHCLPTRRNLEIADEVLDSNYSLVIKQAKNRIHAAQAVLQNLLPNQ
- a CDS encoding OmpA family protein; its protein translation is MNNILSRFGIYSYCFLSLIAQAYSQSKTVDSIRLVNASFEDTPKQSSPPMGWTDCGFTGESAPDVHPSNFWQVSKPAFNGRTYMGLVVRHNDTWERVSQMLESPLVGGQCYNFSIYLSSSEQYRSGTNNRDLPIPMRLNDTVYNFDIPAVLRIWGGNISCGRSELLAESDPVDHFEWKQYSFRIKPKTNYKYIMLEAFFKTPVLFPYNGNILLDNASAFVPVPCNAPVEPPKTTAAVAKPKPPVLPAPAVTPPANQSSAHFVPKPKVGEIIKINNLYFTANSDSIPPNSLKALDDIFDYLMLNQTLVVEIGGHTNGLPKDDFCDSLSLLRAKAVAEYLTVKGIPKERMTYVGYGRRKPVDTNATREGRAKNQRVELKILSS
- a CDS encoding acyl-CoA dehydrogenase family protein, with product MKRSAKEDRYQHHDYYQVDDLLSEDHLLARQVIRDWVKREVSPIIEDYAERAVCPTHLFKGLAEIGAFGPSLPNEYGGQGMDEIAYGVIMQELERGDSGVRSMASVQGSLVMYPIYKYASEAQKKKYLPKLGSGELIGCFGLTEPDHGSDPGGMTTRIKEEGDHYILNGSKMWITNSPIADLAVVWAKDESGLIRGMIVEKDSKGFSAPEIHGKWSLRASITGELVFEDVKVPKSQVFPEIKGLKGPLACLSKARYGIAWGAIGAALDCYDAALRYSKERIQFDKPIGQFQLTQKKLAEMITEITKAQLLAWRLGVLANEGKASPAQISMAKRNNVHMALTVARESRQIFGGMGITNEYPIMRHMMNLETVLTYEGTHDIHLLITGMDVTGLNAFS
- a CDS encoding dihydroneopterin aldolase; its protein translation is MNQKIGIEGIRLFAHHGYYEVERLTGREFVLDVYIVFNPFEGPIHDELVDTVNYEEILNICTLEMAQTSKLLEPVAARICQRIKLLSNMVLTVTVRISKQFPVLPVQIDRFFVEITL
- a CDS encoding DUF4197 domain-containing protein; its protein translation is MKKFLFLMIALSMAIASCAQFSKLKLPKLSTGLSIEEIGGGLKEALNNGISKGSDLLSQVDGYYQSPYKIFLPAEATNVINKLKMVPGFNDLEQNLTLRVNRAAELAAQKAKPIFVKAIKEMTFQDATNILMGADTSATFYLNQHTYAPLYSEFQPIILDALNEVHAADYWETAVTAYNKIPLVKKTNPKLDDYVAAQALNGLFAMIAKEEIGIRKDISLRTSDLLKKVFAKQDKK
- a CDS encoding Dabb family protein, whose amino-acid sequence is MKFLILSFVFLFTLPIAMQSQSNLTSTNKPKNLRHVVLFKFKDASSAEDIKKVETAFGVLPSKISQIKGYEWGTNNSPENHNEGFTHSFVLTFTSEADRDAYLIHPEHKAFGKVLGPHLDKVLVIDFWAMN